ATGTGAAAAAGTATAACGTCCCAATAATTATCGACGAGGTTGTTGACGTTGTGAGGAAACCTGAGGAAAACCTATGGTGTATCCGGCTGAGAGATATGAAGAAGGAGGTGTGCGCCTACTCAATCATCCTCGCCGTCGGTTCAGAGAAGAAGAAACTCGGGGTCCCAGGCGAGAGAGAGCTGGTTGGCAAAGGGGTTTCCTACTGCGCTACCTGTGATGGACCGTTATTCAAGGGTAAGGTGGTAGCGGTTGTCGGAGGAGGTAACGCGGCCTTGACCTCAGCCATATACTTGGCTAAAATAGCTTCCAAAGTATACTTGATACACAGGAGGGATGAGTTCAGAGCTTTCAACGTCTATGTTGAAGCAGCGAAGAATAGTCCGAACATAACGTTCCTTCTAAACAGCGTAATAACGGAGATCATTGGCAGGGATAGGGTTGAGGCGGTGAAGGTTTTAAACAAGGCTGAGGGGAGGGAGAGCATTATTAACGTTGACGGCGTCTTCGTAGAAATAGGGCTTCAACCGCCCGTAGAGTTCTTCAAGAAGATAGGGCTCGAGCTGGATGAAACGGGAAGAGTGAGGGTTAACGTTGACAGGAGCACAAACCTGCCAGGAATATTCGTAGCGGGAGATGCTGCGGGAGGCCCGTTCAAGTACAGGTTCGAACAGATAATAACGGCTGCGGCAGATGGCGCGATAGCCGCCGACGCGGCCTGCAAGTACGTTTGTGCCTTAAGGCATGCGGGAGGTTCAATGCCCAAGTAGCTCGCTACCTTAATCTTTCAAAAGGGCTCCGGGATTGCTCATAGCAGTAGATAATTCCTTGGAAACAGTGTTGTTCTAAAGTTTTTTGAATCCCCGCGTGACGTTAAGATTAAAAAACCAATAGACCAGTTAAGGATTATGAGGGGTTTCAAGGGGCCCGTAGCTCAGCCAGGTAGAGCGCCCGGCTCATAACCGGGTGGACCGGGGTTCAAATCCCCGCGGGCCCATTAAAACAATGCCCTTATGTGCCAGCCTTCCACGACTTCAAATATTCCTCCTGCTCCGGGGTTAGCTCGTCAATGGAAATACCCATGGACTCCAGCTTCAAACGTGCAACCATCTTGTCCACTTCAAGCGGCGGATTGAGAACCGCCGGCTTCAACAAGTGCTTGTTTTCAACAAGGTATTTGGCAGCGATGAACTGGTTGGCGAAGCTCATGTCCATTACCTCGCTCGGATGGCCCTCGGCTGCGGCGAGGTTCACCAGCCGGCCCTCGGCGAGCAGGTAAATCCTCCTCCCATCCCTCAGCTCGTACTCTTCAACATTGCTTCTGATAAGCCTCTTCCTCACTGATAGTTTCTCGAGATCCTGTATCCAAACCTCAACGTTGAAATGGCCCGCGTTAGCAAGTAATGCGCCATCCTTCATCAGCTGGAAGTGCTCACCCCTTATAACCGCCTTGTTCCCAGTGGCCGTGATGAACACGTCCCCTATAGGGGCTGCCTCAATCATTTTCATAACTTCGAAGCCGTCGTGTACTGCTTCAAGCGCCCTTATAGGGTCAACCTCGGTTACGATAACTCTCCTAGCCCCTAGCCCTCGGGCTCTCAAAGCTATGCCTTTGCCAACCCATCCGTAGCCAGCTACCACGACGACTTTGCCAGCTACTAGAATGTTAGTGGCTCTCAATATTCCATCGAAAGTGCTCTGACCCGTTCCATACCTATTGT
This is a stretch of genomic DNA from Thermosphaera aggregans DSM 11486. It encodes these proteins:
- a CDS encoding adenosylhomocysteinase — encoded protein: MDYKVRDLSLAHEGGLKIEWAERHMPVLMLLRRKYRDEKPFRNLRIGAVLHVTKETAVLIKAFKDAGADEVLLAGSNPLSTQDDVAASLVEYGIRVYAWRGQTPEEYYWCLRKIAESQPDIVLDDGADLHALLHSEYPGLAERIVGGTEETTTGVNRLIAMEKEGVLKYPVVAVNNAYTKHMFDNRYGTGQSTFDGILRATNILVAGKVVVVAGYGWVGKGIALRARGLGARRVIVTEVDPIRALEAVHDGFEVMKMIEAAPIGDVFITATGNKAVIRGEHFQLMKDGALLANAGHFNVEVWIQDLEKLSVRKRLIRSNVEEYELRDGRRIYLLAEGRLVNLAAAEGHPSEVMDMSFANQFIAAKYLVENKHLLKPAVLNPPLEVDKMVARLKLESMGISIDELTPEQEEYLKSWKAGT
- a CDS encoding NAD(P)/FAD-dependent oxidoreductase; translation: MSTKFRITGLSAVRTAPAIEDRYETIVVGGGPAGLTAALYSARYGHKTLLVTKLLGGNITEAPLVDDYIGIPDISGNDLADKFVKHVKKYNVPIIIDEVVDVVRKPEENLWCIRLRDMKKEVCAYSIILAVGSEKKKLGVPGERELVGKGVSYCATCDGPLFKGKVVAVVGGGNAALTSAIYLAKIASKVYLIHRRDEFRAFNVYVEAAKNSPNITFLLNSVITEIIGRDRVEAVKVLNKAEGRESIINVDGVFVEIGLQPPVEFFKKIGLELDETGRVRVNVDRSTNLPGIFVAGDAAGGPFKYRFEQIITAAADGAIAADAACKYVCALRHAGGSMPK